The Candidatus Koribacter versatilis Ellin345 genome has a segment encoding these proteins:
- a CDS encoding TonB-dependent receptor has product MKVGLKSFGRFSLAVFVFLATMSLFAQKDAGTIAGVVRDPSGAVVAGAQVLVRDIDRGGESKLTTNANGEYVASPLRIGHYTVEVNHPGFRGVKAGPIELQVQQRAVLDLQLQVGDVTEKVEVVAAAPRLETETSELGQVVSQRQVSQLPLNGRNFAQLAQLSAGVAPSEPGSRDEGGYGFSSNGARSLQNNFLLDGVDNNSNLPDLLNETNFVIQPPIDALQEFKVQTSAYSAEFGRGNGAIINAVIKSGTNQFHGGAWEFFRNEALDARYYYDTDRQPYKQNQYGVMLGGPIIKDRTFFFADFEGLRLNQAQPQTALVPTQDMRNGDFSSFLDTSTQVYGTNAAGNLAPILDCNGMPTYSGEIFNTRLTQAYAGNPTGICGMPFGYSNGLPVNIMPGGVIDPLAQRLSALYPLPNSNNNAGFNYIADPVQTTHRANFDVRIDHKFSERNNIFGRFSYEDQPSFFPPTFSTGGDGGGFFSGIEDNAYKSVAISDIHTFSPTFINEFRLGYNRINSHRFQQNYNVDVSGAIGFPGVPFTPINGGLPQLTFSDVSTLGSPTFLPSVELQNTYVLDENVTWVKGRHTWKFGTEIRKEEFTINQPAESRGTLNFGNDFTSNPGAQDAQDLSGNALGSGSGYASFLLGATDGGGINNIHNVDYHRPIYSFFAQDDWKVNGRLTVNLGLRYELFTTVKSRHNEQGTFDLATATLILPKGQTAQLTPYLSTIIPVSATGSEGLIKPDLNNFAPRIGFAFLVDQNLVLRAGYGIFYGGQENGPYSNPSPGFNPPYFVTQSFNTPCGLASLNPNLAGSGQYCGIDGLEFLQNGFPASALTDPNTPILYSVDPALRTPYMQNWHIGFQQQIGANTVFELGYAGSRGLKLFTFLNGNQATPTADPNSPFADRRPIPQIDSSVQWFRSGGQSNYNSLQASLERHFANGFTYHINYTWGHSLDTASNANLGAQNGGDFRDMRFPNAEYGNSDFDVRHHAVFSALYDLPFGIGRKYATDISKPLDYVIGGWQVGGIASFSTGNWYTVTSNAGVSNADGGGNVGSSDRPDQIGNPNAAPCQPGTWFNTCAFTVATPGTFGDVGRNTIQGPGYEIVDFSLYKDFAVTERSHFEFRAEMFNSLNHYNPLFAKSGPQNGNNATVYDPSNPGLFGVITAARSPRQIQLALKFLF; this is encoded by the coding sequence ATGAAGGTCGGTCTAAAAAGCTTTGGACGGTTCAGTCTGGCGGTATTTGTTTTCCTGGCAACAATGAGTTTGTTCGCGCAGAAGGACGCCGGCACAATTGCCGGTGTGGTGCGCGATCCATCGGGCGCCGTTGTCGCCGGTGCGCAAGTTTTGGTACGCGACATCGATCGGGGGGGCGAAAGCAAGCTCACCACCAATGCAAATGGCGAATACGTCGCCAGCCCGCTGCGAATTGGTCACTACACGGTCGAGGTAAACCATCCGGGTTTCCGCGGCGTGAAGGCGGGGCCGATAGAGCTGCAAGTCCAGCAGCGCGCCGTCCTCGACCTGCAACTTCAAGTCGGTGATGTCACCGAGAAAGTCGAAGTCGTCGCCGCGGCTCCACGTCTTGAGACTGAAACCTCAGAACTCGGGCAAGTTGTGAGTCAGCGTCAAGTCTCGCAATTGCCTCTTAACGGACGCAACTTCGCTCAGCTTGCACAATTGAGCGCTGGCGTCGCGCCCAGCGAACCCGGCTCCCGCGACGAGGGCGGCTACGGATTCAGTTCCAACGGCGCGCGTTCACTGCAGAACAACTTCCTGCTCGATGGCGTGGACAATAACTCGAACCTCCCCGACCTGTTGAATGAAACCAACTTCGTCATTCAGCCACCGATTGACGCGTTGCAAGAATTCAAGGTCCAGACCAGCGCTTATAGTGCGGAATTCGGTCGCGGCAACGGCGCGATCATCAATGCCGTCATCAAGTCAGGTACCAACCAGTTCCATGGTGGGGCATGGGAGTTCTTCCGTAATGAAGCGCTCGATGCGCGCTACTACTACGACACGGATCGTCAACCGTATAAGCAAAACCAGTATGGCGTCATGCTCGGCGGTCCGATCATCAAGGACCGGACCTTCTTCTTCGCCGATTTCGAAGGCCTCCGCCTCAACCAGGCCCAGCCGCAGACTGCCCTCGTTCCAACTCAGGACATGCGCAACGGCGACTTCTCGTCGTTTCTCGATACCTCTACCCAGGTCTACGGAACCAACGCCGCTGGGAATCTCGCGCCCATTCTCGATTGCAACGGCATGCCGACCTACTCGGGCGAAATCTTCAATACGCGCCTGACGCAAGCCTATGCCGGCAATCCCACCGGCATCTGCGGTATGCCCTTCGGCTATTCAAACGGATTGCCGGTGAACATCATGCCTGGGGGAGTGATCGATCCACTGGCGCAGCGCCTCTCGGCGCTCTACCCGCTGCCGAACAGCAATAACAATGCCGGCTTTAATTACATCGCCGACCCAGTACAAACTACGCACCGTGCCAATTTTGATGTTCGCATTGACCATAAGTTCTCCGAGAGGAACAACATCTTTGGCCGCTTCAGCTATGAAGACCAGCCGAGCTTCTTCCCGCCGACCTTCAGCACTGGCGGCGACGGCGGCGGTTTCTTCAGCGGCATCGAAGACAATGCTTATAAGAGCGTCGCGATCAGTGACATTCATACCTTCTCGCCGACGTTTATCAACGAATTTCGCCTCGGTTACAACCGCATCAATTCGCACCGCTTCCAGCAGAACTACAACGTGGACGTCTCCGGTGCGATTGGTTTCCCAGGCGTTCCGTTCACGCCTATCAACGGCGGTCTTCCGCAACTGACCTTCAGTGATGTCTCGACACTGGGCAGCCCAACGTTTCTACCTTCCGTCGAGTTGCAGAACACCTACGTGCTTGATGAAAACGTTACATGGGTGAAAGGCCGTCACACCTGGAAGTTCGGAACGGAAATCCGCAAGGAAGAGTTCACCATCAATCAGCCCGCGGAATCGCGCGGCACGCTGAATTTCGGCAATGACTTCACCAGCAACCCCGGTGCACAGGACGCGCAGGACCTCAGCGGCAACGCGCTCGGCAGCGGTTCGGGCTACGCATCGTTCCTGCTCGGCGCCACCGATGGCGGCGGAATCAACAACATCCACAACGTGGATTACCACCGACCCATCTACTCGTTCTTCGCGCAAGATGATTGGAAAGTGAACGGACGACTGACCGTGAACCTTGGTCTGCGTTACGAATTGTTCACGACCGTAAAATCGCGCCACAATGAGCAGGGCACCTTCGATCTTGCCACCGCGACACTGATTCTTCCCAAGGGCCAGACGGCGCAGCTTACGCCGTATCTCTCCACAATCATTCCGGTTTCGGCCACGGGAAGCGAAGGTCTGATCAAGCCGGACCTCAATAACTTCGCACCGCGCATCGGCTTTGCGTTCCTCGTTGATCAGAACCTTGTACTGCGCGCGGGATACGGCATTTTCTACGGTGGCCAGGAGAACGGCCCGTATTCCAATCCGAGCCCCGGCTTCAACCCGCCGTATTTCGTGACGCAATCTTTCAACACGCCGTGCGGATTGGCTTCATTGAATCCGAATTTAGCGGGGAGCGGTCAATACTGCGGCATAGATGGCTTGGAGTTCCTGCAGAACGGGTTCCCGGCATCCGCACTGACGGACCCGAACACGCCGATCCTGTATTCGGTGGATCCGGCACTGCGCACGCCATACATGCAGAATTGGCACATCGGGTTCCAGCAGCAGATAGGAGCCAACACAGTATTTGAGCTTGGTTACGCGGGTTCACGTGGACTGAAGCTTTTCACGTTCCTCAACGGCAATCAAGCGACGCCGACAGCAGATCCAAATAGTCCTTTTGCCGATCGCCGTCCCATCCCGCAGATTGACTCCTCCGTCCAATGGTTCCGTTCCGGTGGACAGTCTAACTACAACTCGCTACAAGCAAGTCTCGAACGCCACTTCGCAAACGGTTTCACCTATCACATCAATTACACGTGGGGCCACTCGCTGGATACGGCGTCGAACGCGAACCTCGGCGCACAGAATGGCGGCGACTTCCGCGACATGCGCTTCCCCAACGCGGAGTATGGTAACTCCGATTTCGATGTCCGCCACCACGCTGTATTCAGCGCACTGTATGACCTACCCTTCGGCATCGGACGCAAGTATGCGACTGATATTTCGAAGCCGCTCGACTACGTGATTGGCGGCTGGCAGGTTGGCGGGATCGCCAGCTTCTCCACCGGCAACTGGTACACAGTGACCAGCAACGCCGGCGTCTCCAATGCCGATGGCGGCGGAAACGTCGGTTCTTCCGACCGTCCTGACCAGATCGGGAATCCCAACGCTGCGCCTTGCCAGCCGGGCACGTGGTTCAACACCTGCGCGTTTACCGTCGCGACCCCGGGAACGTTCGGCGACGTGGGCCGCAATACGATTCAAGGTCCGGGGTACGAGATTGTTGATTTCTCGCTCTATAAGGATTTCGCAGTGACCGAACGCAGCCACTTCGAATTCCGCGCCGAGATGTTCAATTCTCTCAATCACTACAATCCGTTGTTCGCGAAGTCCGGTCCGCAGAACGGGAACAACGCAACCGTCTACGACCCATCAAATCCCGGCCTGTTTGGCGTGATCACGGCAGCTCGCTCGCCGCGGCAAATCCAGTTGGCGTTGAAGTTCTTGTTCTAG
- a CDS encoding glycoside hydrolase family 36 protein, with translation MKLTSMHRCLPLRGNPRRKALFTALLMGVFAAGASGQTKIEGKQIAIEFDAQMHSRAVAFGETPFGDFSSSESVVVDGKTLSDFAQTSQRTEGVSDMLGAGKRLIIEGKSGDVFKTVTVSVYDDFPNAAVFDVSYKNAASSSIEISKWTNNAYSVTGSSLWSFEPGTYERRPAWVAPLKVGFHQKNYLGMNASDYGGGTPFADIWSRKAGLAIGDLELKPKQVSLPVAMPDAKHATLSIEFVNTQKLAPGESLTTFRTFAIVHHGDYFAALLTYKKLMQKLGQPASQRAADGGFRPMWCAWGYGRRFTVAQIEKTIPEAKRIGFEWVTVDDGWQTKYGDLTLDPKKFPRGDADMKALVDKIHAAGMKAQLWWSPMSAAPDSALLKDDPDLELKNKDGSPQKISWWNSLYLCPAYEPAVEVQRKFVQKIIGEWGFDGLKLDGQYMNAVPACYNPAHHHAKPEDSVEQLPLLFKAIYDEAQKEKPGALIEFCPCGTSYSFYTMPYYNMSVASDPSSSWQVRTKGKTIKALLGDGVPYFGDHVELSDNASDFASTVGVGGVVGSQFTLPAVASRHTQFDLVPARRKIFEKWVGLYKEKMLSEGTYEGTLYDIGFDRPEAHAIKKGSAMYYAFYAPTFSGKVELRGLEDRDYKVTDYENNKVLGPVHGPTAQLETSFSKHLMLEADPQ, from the coding sequence ATGAAACTTACCTCCATGCACCGATGCCTTCCGTTGCGGGGAAATCCGCGACGGAAGGCCCTTTTCACCGCGCTCTTAATGGGCGTCTTCGCGGCCGGAGCGAGCGGCCAGACCAAGATCGAAGGCAAGCAGATTGCCATAGAATTCGACGCCCAAATGCACTCCCGCGCAGTGGCATTCGGCGAGACGCCATTCGGCGATTTCAGCAGCTCGGAAAGCGTTGTCGTTGACGGTAAGACGCTTTCGGACTTCGCACAGACTTCACAGCGCACGGAAGGCGTATCCGACATGCTTGGTGCAGGGAAGCGCCTGATCATCGAAGGCAAGTCCGGCGATGTTTTCAAGACCGTGACCGTCAGCGTCTACGACGATTTTCCCAATGCCGCAGTCTTCGACGTCTCCTACAAAAACGCTGCGTCATCTTCGATAGAAATCTCGAAGTGGACGAACAACGCGTATTCGGTCACTGGCTCATCGTTGTGGTCGTTCGAACCCGGAACCTACGAGCGACGCCCTGCTTGGGTAGCGCCGCTAAAGGTCGGCTTTCACCAGAAGAACTATCTCGGGATGAACGCCAGCGACTACGGTGGCGGAACGCCGTTCGCCGACATCTGGTCGCGCAAAGCCGGTCTCGCGATTGGCGACCTCGAACTGAAGCCTAAGCAGGTCTCCCTGCCCGTCGCCATGCCCGACGCGAAACACGCCACCCTCAGCATCGAATTCGTAAACACACAAAAGCTCGCGCCGGGTGAATCGCTAACAACCTTCCGAACTTTTGCCATTGTTCATCATGGCGACTATTTCGCTGCCCTGCTCACTTACAAGAAACTCATGCAGAAGCTCGGCCAGCCCGCATCGCAGCGCGCCGCCGATGGTGGTTTCCGGCCGATGTGGTGCGCCTGGGGCTATGGACGCCGCTTTACCGTGGCTCAGATAGAGAAGACCATTCCCGAAGCCAAGCGCATCGGCTTCGAGTGGGTCACTGTTGACGATGGCTGGCAGACGAAGTATGGCGATCTGACGCTGGATCCGAAGAAGTTTCCTCGGGGCGATGCCGACATGAAAGCGCTGGTGGATAAAATCCACGCCGCCGGCATGAAGGCGCAGTTATGGTGGTCGCCGATGAGCGCCGCGCCGGACTCGGCGTTACTCAAAGACGATCCGGACCTCGAGCTGAAGAACAAGGATGGTTCCCCGCAGAAAATCTCGTGGTGGAATTCGCTGTATCTGTGTCCTGCGTACGAGCCAGCGGTTGAGGTTCAGCGCAAGTTCGTGCAGAAGATCATAGGTGAATGGGGCTTTGATGGTCTCAAGCTCGACGGCCAATACATGAACGCTGTCCCGGCGTGCTATAACCCTGCGCACCATCACGCAAAGCCGGAAGATTCCGTCGAGCAACTGCCGTTGCTCTTCAAAGCCATTTACGACGAAGCGCAGAAGGAAAAACCTGGCGCGCTGATTGAGTTCTGTCCTTGCGGCACGTCGTATTCCTTCTACACCATGCCGTACTACAACATGAGCGTCGCGAGCGATCCTTCGAGTTCCTGGCAGGTGCGTACTAAAGGGAAGACGATCAAAGCTCTGCTCGGTGACGGCGTGCCGTACTTCGGCGATCACGTCGAGCTGAGCGACAACGCCAGCGACTTCGCCTCGACCGTCGGCGTCGGCGGCGTTGTCGGCTCGCAATTTACCTTGCCTGCAGTTGCTTCGCGGCATACCCAATTTGATCTTGTTCCTGCGCGCCGCAAGATCTTCGAGAAGTGGGTCGGCCTTTACAAGGAGAAGATGCTGAGCGAAGGCACCTACGAGGGCACTCTCTATGACATCGGCTTTGATCGTCCAGAGGCTCACGCGATTAAGAAGGGCAGCGCAATGTACTACGCGTTCTACGCTCCGACTTTCAGCGGCAAAGTGGAACTGCGCGGCCTGGAAGATCGCGACTACAAAGTGACCGATTACGAGAACAACAAAGTGTTGGGGCCGGTCCACGGTCCGACAGCACAACTGGAAACAAGTTTTTCGAAACACTTGATGCTGGAAGCGGACCCGCAATGA
- a CDS encoding SIS domain-containing protein codes for MTIKTEKNSGNPLSALMELAQEEKASRGLLHTPAEIAQQPETWQGTYARVDRQKSALREFLGVSLSATTTVYLIGAGTSDYIGRALCSVLRQKWQCDVIAVPSTELITNLENYVLPRRNYLWISFSRSGDSSEGVGVLDLAITKYPAIRHLIVGCNKDGKMAQMCADRDNCYVLLLDDATNDRGLAMTSSFTNMVIAGHCLANIDDLSAYRPLVESLIGMAREMLHVAPPIALEISKLRLRKACYVGSGAQAATATECALKTVEMSAGTIHTMAESTMGLRHGPMSALGDDSLFVAFVSSDERRQRYELDLIKEIHRKQLGRVRVAIAPPNLDELVDYCEHVITLDAPPDFPDDYRVPVDVIFGQLVGLFSSIQAGLQPDRPSPNGAITRVVSDVNIYLD; via the coding sequence ATGACAATCAAAACAGAGAAAAATTCGGGCAATCCGTTGTCGGCCTTGATGGAGTTGGCGCAGGAAGAAAAAGCCTCCAGGGGCCTGCTGCATACTCCCGCCGAGATCGCGCAGCAGCCCGAGACATGGCAAGGCACCTACGCCCGCGTCGATCGCCAGAAGAGCGCGTTGCGCGAATTTCTCGGCGTGAGCTTGAGCGCCACAACCACCGTTTACCTCATCGGCGCCGGGACTTCCGACTATATCGGCCGTGCGTTGTGCAGCGTTCTCCGACAGAAATGGCAATGTGACGTAATCGCGGTTCCGAGCACCGAACTCATCACCAACCTTGAGAACTATGTTCTGCCACGCAGAAACTACCTCTGGATTTCCTTTTCACGCTCTGGCGACAGCTCCGAAGGCGTCGGTGTGCTCGACCTCGCGATTACGAAATATCCCGCAATCCGGCACCTCATCGTGGGCTGCAACAAAGACGGCAAGATGGCGCAGATGTGCGCGGACCGCGACAATTGCTACGTCCTCCTTCTCGACGATGCCACAAACGATCGCGGCCTCGCGATGACCAGCTCGTTCACCAATATGGTTATCGCCGGACATTGCCTGGCAAACATTGACGATCTCAGTGCTTATCGTCCTCTGGTTGAAAGTCTCATCGGCATGGCGCGCGAGATGCTGCACGTAGCTCCGCCCATTGCGCTCGAGATCAGCAAGCTTCGCCTTCGCAAGGCCTGCTACGTGGGCTCAGGCGCCCAGGCAGCCACCGCCACCGAGTGCGCGCTGAAGACCGTCGAAATGAGCGCAGGTACTATTCACACCATGGCAGAATCCACGATGGGTCTGCGTCACGGACCGATGTCTGCCCTGGGTGACGATTCACTCTTTGTCGCCTTCGTCTCCAGCGATGAACGTCGCCAGCGCTACGAACTCGATCTCATTAAGGAGATTCATCGCAAGCAGCTCGGACGAGTGCGCGTCGCCATAGCGCCTCCGAACCTGGATGAACTTGTGGACTACTGCGAACACGTCATCACGCTCGATGCGCCTCCTGATTTTCCGGACGACTATCGCGTCCCAGTGGATGTCATCTTCGGGCAACTCGTCGGATTGTTCTCCTCCATCCAGGCAGGACTTCAGCCAGATCGGCCGAGCCCAAATGGGGCAATCACGCGCGTTGTATCGGATGTGAACATATATCTCGATTAG
- a CDS encoding MASE1 domain-containing protein has product MHATDLAPPRPFIFLRNWHQWRAEAKTALQRSRVQFLLLWLLYLLAIGVSDLIAYPVQDAELVWFPTGVALFFLIWWSPKLWPAVVVASLCINLAPTPGDVVEAVVNGIEPALGAYIYLWVYKDRKELAGLPGNAGMLALGGIVVPTLFGLLMQEIGRQPLLQLSTPEVSTWRMWLLGDFSAVLLVVPMMAGFATGKFEPAVWTRARVGELASAMVALVAVTGLVFDLWEDFLPWADLGSELVSDAFLVVPILTWSALRFPVSVSGVAVFLSASMAMWGTQHGVGPFASHSPAINAMMMHGFIAFAGAFTMLISFGRRDSQRKNDALEASRQQYELLFRNNPQPMWVFDRNTLRFTEVNDSAVQKYGYSRDEFLRMTIKDIRPREDVAVLERNLEETRSRSRDVGVWRHLKKDGSMLDVEITGCSVAMDGKAQRLILANDITERKQMEAELRQSQKLEALGRLAGGVAHDFNNLIMIISSYAERLQYFAENPEKVRSDSERILQASDRAAALTRELLAFSRKQILVPKIISLDEVVESLVPMVRRLVGEDVELKFIPAENVPPIKIDTGQLTQVLLNLCANARDAMDRQGSLQITTARINTPGMRLNGHGELPAGEYAALGVADNGSGMSAEVQERIFEPFFTTKQPGKGTGLGLATVYGIVKQSGGYIGLTSTVAVGSNFVLYFPCASEQVVTTAVREAKTFDTGSESVLVVEDEPDLRAAVVESLRTLGYSVAHACNGHQALEIAEKLGTIDVLVTDVVMPIMRGTELGRYVRKMFPGVKIIFMSGYSDGLVNPDELDADTIFLAKPLSLSVLAKNIRAILAKPHGRAS; this is encoded by the coding sequence ATGCACGCGACAGACCTTGCACCTCCGCGCCCGTTCATTTTTCTCCGCAATTGGCATCAATGGCGTGCGGAAGCAAAGACCGCACTGCAGCGAAGTCGAGTGCAGTTTCTGCTGCTCTGGCTTCTCTACCTGCTTGCCATCGGGGTCTCGGATTTGATCGCATACCCCGTTCAGGATGCAGAACTGGTCTGGTTCCCAACCGGTGTGGCACTCTTCTTCCTCATCTGGTGGTCGCCAAAGTTATGGCCGGCTGTTGTTGTTGCTTCCCTGTGTATTAATCTCGCGCCAACCCCAGGCGACGTCGTTGAGGCCGTTGTGAACGGCATTGAACCCGCGCTAGGCGCCTATATCTACCTTTGGGTCTACAAAGACCGTAAGGAACTGGCCGGTCTCCCTGGGAACGCCGGCATGCTTGCGTTGGGTGGAATCGTCGTACCCACGCTGTTCGGGCTTCTCATGCAGGAGATCGGGCGGCAACCCTTGCTGCAACTTTCGACACCCGAAGTAAGTACGTGGCGCATGTGGCTGCTTGGCGATTTCAGCGCAGTACTTCTGGTCGTTCCGATGATGGCAGGGTTTGCTACCGGGAAATTCGAACCCGCCGTGTGGACACGTGCGCGCGTCGGGGAACTTGCTTCAGCCATGGTCGCCCTCGTGGCCGTCACAGGTTTGGTCTTCGATCTATGGGAGGATTTTCTACCTTGGGCGGATCTCGGTTCCGAACTCGTTTCGGACGCCTTCCTTGTCGTTCCCATCCTCACTTGGAGTGCATTGCGTTTCCCAGTCTCGGTTTCGGGCGTTGCTGTGTTCTTGTCGGCGTCCATGGCTATGTGGGGTACGCAACATGGCGTCGGCCCATTCGCCAGCCACTCCCCCGCGATCAATGCCATGATGATGCATGGCTTCATAGCGTTTGCCGGCGCTTTTACTATGCTCATCTCGTTCGGACGGCGCGACAGTCAGCGCAAAAACGATGCCCTGGAAGCCTCGCGCCAACAGTACGAACTTCTCTTCCGCAACAATCCGCAGCCCATGTGGGTTTTCGATCGCAATACATTGCGCTTCACCGAAGTCAACGATTCCGCAGTGCAGAAGTACGGTTATTCTCGCGATGAATTTCTTCGCATGACGATTAAAGACATTCGTCCGAGGGAAGACGTTGCGGTTCTGGAACGCAATCTCGAGGAAACACGAAGCCGGAGTCGCGACGTCGGGGTATGGCGCCACCTGAAGAAGGATGGGTCCATGCTTGATGTGGAGATCACCGGCTGTTCAGTAGCAATGGACGGCAAAGCGCAGCGACTCATCCTCGCCAACGACATCACGGAACGCAAACAGATGGAAGCGGAGCTTCGCCAATCGCAAAAGCTGGAGGCCCTGGGGCGTCTTGCCGGCGGCGTCGCGCATGACTTCAACAACCTCATCATGATCATCAGCAGCTACGCCGAGCGCCTGCAATATTTCGCTGAAAATCCGGAGAAGGTCCGGAGTGATAGCGAACGGATCCTGCAAGCATCGGACCGCGCCGCTGCGCTCACGCGCGAACTTCTCGCCTTCAGCCGTAAGCAAATCCTGGTACCTAAGATCATCAGTCTCGACGAAGTCGTTGAGAGCCTGGTGCCAATGGTCCGTCGCCTGGTTGGCGAGGACGTTGAACTCAAGTTCATTCCAGCCGAGAACGTTCCGCCCATCAAGATCGATACCGGGCAGCTCACGCAGGTGCTTCTCAACCTATGTGCCAACGCACGCGACGCGATGGATCGGCAGGGAAGCCTTCAGATCACAACGGCGCGTATCAATACTCCCGGCATGCGGCTGAACGGGCATGGCGAGCTACCGGCGGGAGAGTATGCCGCTTTAGGAGTCGCGGATAACGGAAGTGGCATGTCGGCCGAGGTTCAGGAACGCATCTTCGAGCCCTTCTTCACCACCAAGCAGCCCGGCAAGGGCACTGGTCTCGGCCTCGCGACCGTGTATGGCATCGTGAAGCAAAGTGGTGGCTACATTGGGCTCACGAGTACCGTCGCGGTCGGATCGAACTTCGTTCTGTACTTTCCGTGTGCAAGCGAGCAGGTCGTCACAACCGCCGTCAGGGAAGCCAAGACCTTCGATACCGGGAGCGAATCCGTGCTCGTGGTCGAAGACGAGCCTGACCTCCGCGCCGCCGTCGTCGAGTCTTTGCGGACCTTAGGCTACAGCGTCGCGCACGCCTGCAATGGGCACCAAGCGTTGGAAATAGCTGAGAAGCTCGGGACCATCGACGTCCTTGTGACAGACGTCGTAATGCCCATCATGCGCGGTACCGAACTTGGCAGGTACGTTCGCAAGATGTTCCCCGGCGTGAAGATCATTTTCATGTCCGGCTATTCCGACGGGCTCGTCAATCCCGACGAACTCGACGCCGATACGATCTTCCTGGCGAAGCCGCTCAGCTTAAGCGTACTCGCCAAGAACATTCGCGCCATCCTCGCGAAGCCGCACGGGCGAGCCAGTTAG
- a CDS encoding class I adenylate-forming enzyme family protein — protein MSWRTGWDFSSVYNPFAPMHPPRTKLYADPQGKLLHDLVFATAERSPEKIAIVDTSTTPPREVTYAEYADLVERMARGLIAADIRPQQVVAIYLPNCWEFCAAFHAISYAGAVSTLLNPSYREREVRYQLENSEAVALITDGPLIHEMDLKGLPALKNVFYTRTGAGAAEPFSKLLKDRANALPWREFDPLTTLACLPYSSGTTGLPKGVMLTHANLVVNVFQTLIPGEAGALTPDDRMLCFLPLYHIYGLTVALDMMLALGGTLVLMPRFDPRRSLELLIEQQITMAPCVPPVLLNWSQQAEEGRFPKDSSLRWVKSGAAPLAPELALRFTAQTGVQIRQGYGMTEASPVTHLGFLEPEWYRPTSIGYPAAQTECRILDEYGNEVAPGECGELVMRGPQFMRGYWKADAATASVLRDGWYWSGDVARRDDEGFYFIVDRRKEMIKYCGFAVAPAEVEGVLLEHPAVRDCGVIGRPDAEHGEIPMAFIILRNPQQESPQLAEDLKDFVAQRITRYKQPREIVFTDSIPRTASGKILRRELRQRLETS, from the coding sequence GTGAGTTGGCGCACGGGATGGGATTTTTCGTCGGTGTACAATCCGTTCGCACCCATGCATCCACCTCGCACCAAGCTGTACGCTGACCCTCAAGGAAAGCTCCTTCACGACCTCGTCTTCGCGACGGCTGAGCGGTCCCCCGAGAAAATCGCGATTGTTGATACATCCACGACTCCGCCGCGCGAAGTGACCTATGCGGAATATGCCGACCTGGTCGAGCGGATGGCACGGGGGCTGATTGCGGCGGACATCCGGCCGCAGCAGGTGGTTGCGATTTATCTTCCGAATTGCTGGGAATTCTGCGCAGCATTTCATGCGATCAGCTACGCGGGTGCGGTTTCGACACTGCTAAATCCGTCCTACCGCGAGCGCGAAGTGCGCTACCAGCTCGAAAATTCAGAAGCGGTCGCGCTAATTACAGATGGTCCGCTCATTCACGAGATGGATCTCAAGGGTTTGCCAGCGCTGAAAAACGTTTTCTACACCCGCACCGGAGCTGGTGCAGCCGAACCCTTCAGCAAGCTGCTGAAGGACCGTGCGAACGCGCTGCCGTGGCGCGAATTCGACCCGCTTACCACGCTCGCATGCCTCCCATATTCCAGCGGTACAACAGGACTCCCCAAGGGCGTGATGCTTACCCACGCGAACCTGGTGGTGAATGTGTTTCAGACGCTGATACCGGGTGAGGCAGGGGCGCTCACGCCGGACGACCGGATGCTGTGCTTCTTGCCGCTGTATCACATCTATGGGCTCACGGTGGCACTGGACATGATGCTGGCACTCGGAGGAACGCTGGTGCTGATGCCGCGCTTCGATCCGCGGCGATCGCTGGAATTGCTCATCGAACAGCAAATTACGATGGCGCCGTGTGTACCGCCGGTCCTGTTGAATTGGTCTCAGCAGGCGGAGGAGGGGCGATTCCCAAAGGATAGTTCGCTGCGCTGGGTGAAGTCGGGTGCGGCGCCATTGGCGCCGGAATTGGCGCTACGGTTCACGGCCCAGACCGGGGTTCAGATTCGGCAGGGATACGGAATGACGGAAGCATCGCCAGTGACGCATCTCGGGTTTCTCGAGCCGGAGTGGTATCGTCCCACGTCCATCGGGTATCCGGCGGCGCAGACCGAGTGCCGCATCCTCGACGAATATGGCAACGAGGTCGCGCCGGGAGAATGCGGCGAGCTCGTGATGCGTGGACCGCAATTCATGCGGGGCTATTGGAAAGCGGACGCTGCGACAGCATCCGTGTTGCGCGACGGTTGGTATTGGAGCGGCGACGTAGCAAGGCGCGACGACGAGGGCTTTTACTTCATCGTCGATCGTCGCAAGGAGATGATCAAATACTGCGGTTTCGCTGTTGCGCCGGCCGAGGTAGAGGGCGTGCTGTTGGAACATCCGGCAGTGCGCGATTGCGGCGTGATCGGACGGCCCGATGCGGAGCACGGCGAGATTCCGATGGCCTTCATTATTTTGCGCAATCCGCAGCAGGAATCGCCACAGCTGGCGGAGGACTTGAAGGACTTCGTGGCACAGCGCATCACGAGGTACAAGCAACCGCGCGAGATCGTCTTTACCGACTCAATTCCGCGAACGGCCAGCGGAAAGATTTTGCGCCGCGAACTGCGGCAGCGTCTGGAGACTTCCTAA